In Glycine max cultivar Williams 82 chromosome 15, Glycine_max_v4.0, whole genome shotgun sequence, the DNA window TTAAGCTTAAAATGTGTTTGCCAAACTTGTCAATCAGTCTAGGACTCCAGAGGTACAGAAAGAAATGGATCTTACTCATCAATTTTGCATATCCTATGATCAATGTGAAACATGCACTTTAGCTGTCTCAGTCCACTGCAATGACAGCATGGCTTTTCTGTAGCATGGAGCAGCAAACTCATGTCGAAACATGCACCTTAGCTGGATAAAATTGATACAGACTACTTCTGTAATTTCTTAGCTGCTTGTACAATTGAGTACAATTTAGGATAGGAATTGGAACAGAATGAcaatatatttctctaaaatCCTTTAATGTATAATGAATAATTGCTGCTAATGCTCAATATCTTACATAAGTGACATTTATTCTTATTATCTCTTCATTATGGTGCGTTCCTTCTGAATTTTGATTCCACTGAAAAACTTTCTAATTTGCTGGTGGACACTATCTTATTGATGCCAAATTTTGTTTGTGGTCTTCCATAGTTCTCTCCAAATTTAGAGGTCATGGATCTTACCTTTTCAATAGATAGTTCTTTATTGATGTATGTTGTCTGCGGGCTAAACAAACAGGTTGTTGGTTTCCCCCTAACACTGGCAGACCTCTttactgattttttttcatcttctgTGCATTATCTAGGTTTAATCAACAGTCCCTTGTCATTCTGGTTCCTTATTCTATTGAGTTTTTAGTGTGAGCTTTTGtcagcaaaaggaaaaaaaatcatattgtaATGCTTtatattacaataattttaGTAATCAAGTTTCAGAATAACCATAtttgtaaatagaaattttttatttatttagaaattacATAATATATGAATACTTACAATAGTATGATGATATGATCATTGTTTTATTTGGCGACCTTTGTATAGAGAATAGATCTACATGGTTCTTATTTCTTATCACTAGTACTATTTTTACTTTGGATAGAGTAATTATTAAGTTGTTGGTGTTATATTCCATTTGTTTTTGCTCTCATGCTAGACTATACTGATAGATTATAGATATCATCAGGATACTTTGACAAATGTCTTTGTGAAGCTTGGGTTTTTATACCTGTAtccgttgttttgtttttcctcaTGAGTAAGTTGGGTCTGGTCGTAATATATCTAGGGCAAAGGAATGGTTTCTTAGATGTAAAAGAGGGTAGTctattcttttactttgaaTAAACCACAGTAGAAGATTTCTGCACTGTGATATTGCTGATGGGAAAactggaaagaaaaaaatcaattattcctGTCTGAATCAACCATGGCCACCTCTTTGTCCTTATTTAAGTagtaaagataataaaatattttatgaatccGTAGGAAACTGAAAGCATATGCTGTAGGTCAATCATATAATAGCAAGTTAAATACCACTGAAGCTGGTATTTTAGCTAATTTTAAAGGAAATTGCTTCTTTTTATCATAATTCTGGGGGTTAGTTTTTTAGTTCTTGGGTGTTTTATTTCTTCTCATATTTGTTGGAATTTATGTTGGAATTTCTATATGGGATTGCAACATTTTAAATGCATTCTTGTTTCTGTGTGGGTGTTTGAATATAGATATCATTTCGCCTCACATGCATCTGTGATCATCTAGTTTTACACTTTTGATGTTGCAGACTGCTGCACTTGTGTGTGACAACTTGGAATGATATCTAAATTCAAACATGGGATTGCTGAAGTTGCAACTTCTGATGAGATTGCTGAATCAATTGACATGACATCCCAAGCCCTATGAGCACTGCTTTGTGGATGGCTGCTGCCTCCAAGAAAGATCATGAAAGTGGTATGAATATCTGGGATTATTGGTTGATACTTGATAATGATTTTAGAATTCATCTTGTCTGTTGATTGGGCTATTATAGTTTTCTATTCATACCTGTTGTTattgctgtttttttttattccaaacaAAGTTCAGTGCATATTTGCTTCTAGTAGGTATTCCTAATTTAtgctaataattaataaagctTCTGTTTTCTAAAATAGTTAAGTCATCTGATTTTGTTTGCTCATGCAAAATATAGAGGAGAGAGAATTGGTTCAAATTTTGCTTTCTGCGGAGCAGATCCATCTGCTCAACATTCACAGCATGGGCGGACAGCTTTGCATACAGCTGTTAAGACTGACGATGTTAAATTGGTTAAGGTGAGTAAACCAGATTCTTGATTAGAATGATTAAATATCCATCAATATTCAATATCATGTTGGAATCTGAAGTATGTGCCTTTTGTATCTGATGTTAACTAACTTCTGTTTTTTGGTGTTGAGTAGGTTATTCTTGCTGCTGGTGTTGATGTGAACATTCATAATGTGCACAATGGCATTCCTCTTCACATAGCCTTAGCTAGGGGTGCTAAGTCATGTGTTGAACTACTTCTATGTATTGGGGCAGATTGTAATTTGCAGGTTTTAATTCAAGTTCTGAATTTACTCTGTTTAACTACAGCATTACACTAAGTGTTATACTACTGTTGGTtctttatataagaaacaaataattaattcatcaaGACCAATCAAAgtagtttagttaattttaattaataatgtcataaattaaaatttgattccaAAAGTAAATATAAAGGCAAAGTTTCATATCTCTTATTATTGTATTGTTTCAAAACGAATATATGGTGCtttgatcttttttcttttttcctcttgATCTCTCTGATacattataaaatgatttttctatttgattATAGTAGATTTGGAATTGAACTTCATCATATGACTGATTGATTGCTGAGTTCAGTCTCCAGTTCACTGTAGTCAGCCTCTTCGTGACAGAGTAAATTAAGCCTAATGATAATTTATATGGTTATAAATGGTTGGGGGACTGACTAATCTAAGGGACATGATTCTTATTAGAACTCAAAAAGTTACATATGCTGTTGAAAATGTAGAATGGAATATTGAAGTCTCTCTAAGTTTATACAATTGTCATCTGTTTGGGAATATTTGAGATCTAATGATatagttgaaacttgaaagtttaGTGTTTGCTTCCATTGCAGGCATTTAATCTGTCAGAcaaattgcaatttaacaatTTGAGGTTTATCCTCTTCAAAAAGTTAGTACATAATATCTCAAACTAAGAGTTGGTTCATAACATTTTATGGtgcactctaaaattgacaactaGGCAGTTACAAGTAGCACCTGACTGGAACTAAAATCTTCTCAATGACAGTTTTTAGATTGCACCGAACTTCTGGAGGATGAAGTTTTACAAATGAAACCTCACCATTCATTTTAACTCCTCAATAGTGAGCCAGAGTTCAGGGGTTGTTAAAGTGTTACTAGCGTAACTTCTGTACCAACATTGAAAAGTGCATAAACTTTAAATCTACCTTTTATCCTAAACAGCAAGTATGCATTAGTTTTGATTTATTGTTGTCTTTATCATatctatcttttacattttagGCTGGCTTGTGTACATGCACAAGGATAAGCAGGGtggaatatgtttttttaacaaaaaattgttacatgctataaatatttgaaagttGACATTCCAGTGTCCGCCTATTGTCTGAAATAAGTTTTGCTATTATGTTTCTAATTAAAAGTTCTAAGCTGTTTATTTTGTCTCAGGATGATGATGGTAACACTGCTCTCCATATAGAAGCAGGAACAGCAAAAATGATACGTGAAAATCTTGATTGGCTCATTGTATGCTTGGGAATCCTAATGCTAATGTATTAGTCAGAAACTACTGCCAAGTTGCAGCTGTGTGCACTCATTCTCATTAGATTttgattacattttttttttcatcttttaaccATCTGAAAAACTTTTGTCCATCCTTTTAGAAAACTTTGGCAACTTTCATTTTTCCATTCCAAAAGAAAGTCTCTCCTATGACTTATAGAGTTATGTTTTATTTCAGTGGCAAGACTCTAGGTGACATCTTGGATGTCCTTCCCCGAGAATGGATATCAGAAGATCTGATGGAGGCACTCATGAAGAAAGGAGTTTGTCTCTCTCCTGCAATGTAAGGCAAcgacattttattattattattattatttactgtTCTTGAAATATCTTCATTGTatgtcttaaaatattttagaatatcgtaggaaattttttaattttgtcataTCAATTACCTCTCGAATATAGGAAGAAATTTTAGCTGTTTCCTAACTTCATtatgttttgtaattattttccttatttaatTAGGGTTAGGAGTTTATTGTCTTAGTGTGCTTTTTGCACTTGTAGAATAGAACTACACATGTAAGTGACCTAATTCATAGTATAAATAAGTGCCAGTGTCTGTAATCTAATGGAATACTATCAAGAACCTTCACGGAGAAAACAATACAATTTAGCtcctttttctctttccctCCTTTCCTACCTTAAGCCCCATAAATTCAATAGATGtgatatcatatttattttctaaccacatccaactatttttttataatttttgtttgttgttttagATTTGAATTGGGAGACTGGGTGAAGTTTAGAAAAACTTCCATAACTCCAACAAATGGGTGGGAAGGTGATCGGCAGAAGCAGGTGAGCTTTGTGCAGAGAGTTCCAGACAAAGATAATCTCATTGTTTCATTTTGTTCTGGAGAGTATTATAGTGTTTTGGCCAATGAAGTTGTAAAAGTCGTTCTATTAGACAGGGGACAACATGTGCAGCTTAAAGAGGATGCAAAAAAGCCAAGGTTAAATCTTATATCAAATATAAGTGAGGAAAAGTATGTGTGAATTTTCATCAGTACATGCATATGTTTATATTATGTACAGTATGAATTACAAGAGGAACCATCTTCTAAATCAGAACTAATTAGCCCTAGCACCAATCATCCATTCGTCAGTAACATCCAATTCTAagcattatataatataatggcTTCTTTGTGTCCATGCCTCTGTTGGAGGGATTTCTATGATCctttaaaatatctaaatagATTGGAGAGGTCATATTTGGATCCAATTGCAAGGTACGAGACTTGAGTCCCACAGTGGAAGTGTGGGATTAGAATTCTGTTTGAGTCCAGCTTCTCTTAATAAGGAGAAGAGAAACCCAAAATAAATTAGGCCAAGCACTTCCTAAAACATCATATGATGTCTGGAAATGATGTATATTTGGCCTTTGTTCTTATTGCAGATCATTTGTGTTAGTCCAACATGTATTGCAGGCAGTCTTTACTTTCCAGATAGTGATCATGAGTTGTAAACTCTGGCTAGAAGGGGATCAAATCagattatgaaagaaaaaattttttgaaataaaacgtTCAGATAGAGTACTCTAGTGAGCAAGTCGCGTGCTTAATCCGTGTAGACTACATTTCATTTGTTAGGATATATGGCATTCCTTGAAGAATCCATGCCCCTGTGATGGTTCTTACAGGATATTGGATTTGGCTGGAGAGCCAATTCATTGGGTGGAATCTTTGTATGTTTTTTCCCATTTTTGGGTGGATGTCTTAACACTCTGATATGtattttcttctcaattttctttaaaCACAGGAGTAACGGATGTTgtgcaaaagaaaaagaggataGAGAAGAACCTATGGTTGACTATCTACTATATAGATTTTATTATCTGTGCCTTGTGCATGACATATgcttgcatttcttgcactcaTTTTTCAGTGATATTAATGACTAATTATCTATGTCAGGTTTGGTTGACCTGGGCAGTCTCGTGACAGCATTGGAACAGTATTATGTGTTGATGATGATCATCCGAGTTGGATTTCCTGGACAATCCAGAGGATGGAATGCTGATCCAGAAGAGATGGAACGTGTTCAAGAATTCAAGATTGGAGATTGGGCTTGCATTCGTCCTTTTCTTACATCTACAAAGTATGGATTAGGATCTGTGACACTGGGAAGCATCGGCATTGTATATTGTATCAGACCAGATAGTAGTCTGTTAATAGAACTGAGTTATCTTCCAACCTCATGGCATTGTGAACCGGAAGAGGTTGAGCATGTAGTTCCTTTTATGGTAAGAAACAAGTTAGTCTAATTTCCCTTTTATGACAGTTTATTTTTCTCCTGCATGAGTtgcattaacaattttttatcttaCAGATTGGTGATCGGATATGCGTGAAGCGATCTGTTGCAGAACCTAGATATGCTTGGGGAGGTGAGACACATCATAGTGTTGGAAAAATAAGAGAGATTGAGGGTGATGGGCAGACctctttattgatttttttttcatcttctgTGCATTATCTAGGTTTAATCAACAGTCCCTTGTCATTCTGGTTCCTTATTCTATTGAGAGTTTTTGTAGAATAAAGAGAAGATAGAGATATGAAGagtgaataattttattctgAATAATATGATACCTTTTATAGGCAAGCATTACatcaaattatcataaaagaGAGAAACCCAACAGTTGTAatatatattctaataataaatatgattattaGTCATTAAAAGAGCGGTTACAAAGGTTATAGAATATAAAAAGTCAACAAACCCTCCCTTAAACTGAAAGTTTATAAACTATCAGTTTAATGAGATTCATTAAGCATGCAGACTCCAAGCAAATTCCTTAACTTCTGAAATGCAGACAACTTTAATGGTTTGGTCATGATGTCAGCAATCTGCTCTTCACTCTTGCAGTAGATAAGATCAAAAACTCCTTCATTTGATAGGtcccttaaaaaatgaaatctaacatcTATGTGCTTGTTTCTTCCATGCATAATAGGATTCTTTGACAATTTTATGGTGGAACTATTATCACAATAGATGAAAGTTGGACCTTGTTGCTTGAAGTGAACTTCTTCAAGAATATGACTTAGCCAAATTCCATAGCTGCTACAAATTTTGCTTCTATTGTGGATAAAGTGACAATGGGCTGCTTCCGTGATGACCAAGAGATCGTTGCTGACCCATCATAAAAACATAGTCAGAAGtactttttctgtcatctgaaTCTCCAGCATAATCACTATCAGTGAATCCCAATAAATTGAACTTTTCACTTCTTTTATAGAATAGGTCAAATTCTCTTGTTCCTTGCAAGTAACGAAGGATTCTTTTAGCAGCAAGTAAATGCATTTATGTAGGATTCTCCATACACCTGCTAATCAAACTTACAAAATACATCATATCAGGCCTAGTTGCAGTTAGatatgtaacatcccaatttttgtaatctagattaaaaaggattgttatttataaataaataaagttttagaaaaatgatgagattttataaataaataaataaggagatataattattaattaaaataattatttgagagaaaataaaaaggatatttcatttatttgtttgatagaaaataaaatagagtttgttttttataaaataaataaataaataaataaatatagaacaaataataggctgagtaccataggtataaatagttatgttaagtcaggtgtctctttttggcctcattttcgtttttcccccttctcctctcaaaaccctttctttttcccgcaacCCACCAAACCTATCTTAGAAAAACGTCGATCTCGAgttcattcaccgttggatcgttgtgaaatttgagcaccacgttcgcaactcaattccgagcattctcaccgttagGAATTTCGATATTATGTATGAGCtcagaggaaaacccttcgcattgtagccttttattttcccatagaaacccaaaactgtctcggtaaaactatgatcccggttttgttgaccgttggattttcatgaaatttggatatgttgttcgaagtTCAATTGCGCACACTTACACCGGTGGGATTTTCGAGATAATactcgtggagggagaaaaaggaatcgcatgaagacagtacaagtggaggtttcaatctcttctccgtctctctgacgtttgagaattctatcggagcagttgGAGGAATAACGGAAGGAACCTCaggaaaccgctagagatgttactaTCGCTAATTGAAGACATgcgagtccgctcagaggtaagggatgagttattcacaattgggagtTAGTGAGaatatgtgtagggatccttatagaactaaatttgggtttattttaggatgtttattgaattataatttttctttatgattatgaatgcTGTAACAGCCGtaattgttaataaataaataatacagtaataagttaataaataaataaataaataaaaatataattaggtcATAAATCTCCACTATATAAACCAAATGTTAACCTAGAGCAGCTTTAACAAAACACTTTtgtccctttttcttttctgacgcacaagaaccctaacagagtaatcagaggaggagctctagagagcaccagagaCGCCACCATTGCTAAGAGAGAACATTTAAGCGACTACCTCGAGGTAAGGGGtgagttactcacgcttgggaattagaatgaacatgtgtagggatccctagagggtcaatttttgggttattttggggtgtttgtgaatttaattatgttttcatgtttaatcgcggattgagtgtgtttgatgaaccaattAGTGTTTTGTTGCGAGTTTGTTGTAGGATTGATGTGTTCCTGTGTTAGGTGTGTACCTTAGGAATtagaattctttataattagcataaaaattgtgtggtggtgattttgtttataccagAAATGTTGGCCTTTCAatcttgttctttttatttttttcacaccGCAGTGTATAcgtgtacatatatattgatactgttttctttttacaaactttatattttatttcacgtgGGTGATTTCTCGTCATGAAATTCATATGTGTAGGGATTGTTGGATAATTGAATtggctaaaatcatttaaagaaattaactaaagttgtattcacattgtaattaggcattttcttgatgttggtaacttagttgaaatatatttagaatataagtatacatgttgttcatagaaatcaatatgagtatatatattttattgttatatataatttgtatttacttaatgatatatttaatactattgtgactattttatattaatatatatttaatactttttatatgttatatatatatattgaatataatatacttatatatatatatatatatatatatatatatatattttatgtgtattttatagttatttgtttataagccttgaagttaaatattatatgttattattattatgatacattgttatttaattgttgagtatattttgtaattagttaaagTGTGAAATGTTAAACTTTAGACATGAAATATGGTTGTGAATGAGTGTGTGATTGATATTTGTAGTGATATTACTTATCATGTGAGTTATGAGTTATACAGTAACCCAACCAGTGTTTAAAGGAaattgtaggattcctagttaggatccTGAAGGGTTAAACTATAGCgcaatttgttaaatatgtttgaaatataagagtgaggtcgtgggtattatataactcataaatAGTGTCTgcgtgtaaaaaaaaacattttaggggttggacctgaatcaggaaggtgaggcccaaATGGATTCTTcgaagtctaggccttgggggtaaagatactctgtttgagtgctcctttaagcccatgttgatcccatgtggttggggcattctcgcaaaacagagtaacCCTGACTAGTTACCTTATGatgttacttagtgagagtgaccgagtatacccattgtgtggtgtgctttgtcatgtactcctaagcgccacagtgttgtttttcactgacatggtaccacattacatataggcttgagtcttagtataattgttgcataacgcttgtgtttgaattttattgagttaacaattgtggttgatgttatttttggAGTGTATAAACTTGAATgggtgtgaataatgtgtgcgATTTTGTGcagtaatgttatttatatacattcagatttaagttatatatgtttcacatgctctaatgttttattatatacgaatgtgataactcactcccggtgtgtgtttgtgtttgggctgattgccactttgtttcaggtgaggcttcatatgatgagtcacatgctagagatggagagacttagtctgtgatagggatatgctctgataagtgtgacattggggcataggattttacttcgcatattatgattttcacatgttatgatttactgaatgatataattgcgttatacttttctactttagtttctttctattatttatttagagtgaacgaccttgttttgagtcgggataatcttaccttttattaaaaaaataaattctattatattttcactaagtggatgtgaacctttatccttttgaattgatttaaattaaatgtgtttaaaaagaaaaattattaattaattttgcatgttttttttcttcttttattattatgtgtttataatcttttaattaaattttgtatgatttatttaattagttagttataattgtaagggtagagggtgtcacatttagtggtatcagagcaggtcgaacctttcggccaTGTGTGTTATGAGCTTTCTGTGTTTCCTTGTGTACTCTGATGtgttgtatttgttttgtttgattagaGGTGTACTCTATTGTGttggtatattttattttatttttttcaaagttttGTTTCTTGCGTGACATAGGAAGTAATGGCTGCGAGAAATGAGCGAGAACGACTTCTTACCGAGGCCTTAAACAACTTGGCGCAAGTTATGGCCAATCAGGGAGGCAGTGGAGGAGCAACTATGTACCATGGGTTAGATCGCTTTCAGAGGAACAACCCATCTACTTTCAAAGGGGGTTATGATCCTGAGGGTGTTGAGGCTTGGCTGAGGGAGATTGAGAAGATCTTCCGGGTGATGGAGTGTCAGGACCATCAGAAGGTGTTGTTTGCTACTCACATGCTAGCAGATGAGGCGGAGTACTGGTGGGAGAACACTCGCCCACGTTTAGAGGGAGCAGGTG includes these proteins:
- the LOC121172695 gene encoding E3 ubiquitin-protein ligase KEG → MMIIRVGFPGQSRGWNADPEEMERVQEFKIGDWACIRPFLTSTKYGLGSVTLGSIGIVYCIRPDSSLLIELSYLPTSWHCEPEEVEHVVPFMIGDRICVKRSVAEPRYAWGGETHHSVGKIREIEGDGQTSLLIFFSSSVHYLGLINSPLSFWFLILLRVFVE